From the Euphorbia lathyris chromosome 6, ddEupLath1.1, whole genome shotgun sequence genome, one window contains:
- the LOC136232881 gene encoding uncharacterized protein, whose translation MLDAVKSDLVLILDFGSQYTHLITRRIRSLNVFSLCISGTSPLEAITSLHPKLIILSGGPHSVHTPDSPTFPSGFVEWVECSGCYVLGVCYGLQLIVQRLGGKVRVGDEQEYGRMEIEVENNSGLFGNKQVGDKQVVWMSHGDETAELPEGFEVVARSQQGAVAAVENRKKRFYGLQYHPEVSHSPEGMDTLRYFLFDICGVSASWSMENVVDEEIKVINRTVAPEDHVICALSGGVDSTVAATLVHRAIGDRLHCVFVDNGLLRYKERERVMKTFEEDLHLPVTCIDASEQFLSKLKGVTDPERKRKIIGKEFINIFDAFAQTLEQKFGKRPAYLVQGTLYPDVIESCPPPGSGRSHSHTIKSHHNVGGLPKEMKLKLIEPLKLLFKDEVRQLGRILDVPEGFLRRHPFPGPGLAVRVLGDVTEGNALEVLRQVDEIFIQSIKDAGLYDTIWQAFAVFLPVKSVGVQGDQRTHSHVVALRAVTSQDGMTADWYYFEHRFLDNVSRKICNSVRGVNRVVQDITSKPPSTIEWE comes from the exons ATGCTTGACGCAGTGAAATCAGACCTAGTTCTCATCCTCGACTTCGGTTCCCAATACACACATCTCATCACCCGGAGAATTCGTTCTCTAAATGTATTTTCTCTCTGTATCTCCGGAACTTCTCCTTTGGAAGCCATTACTTCTCTTCATCCCAAACTCATTATTCTCTCTGGAGGGCCTCATTCCGTACACACTCCTGATTCTCCCACCTTTCCCTCTGGTTTCGTTGAGTGGGTAGAGTGCTCTGGTTGCTATGTACTTGGCGTTTGCTATGGCTTGCAATTAATTGTTCAGAGATTGGGAGGGAAGGTGAGAGTTGGGGATGAACAGGAGTATGGGAGAATGGAAATTGAGGTGGAGAACAATTCTGGTTTATTTGGGAATAAACAAGTTGGGGATAAGCAGGTGGTTTGGATGAGTCATGGGGATGAGACTGCTGAGTTGCCTGAGGGGTTTGAAGTGGTGGCTAGGAGCCAACAAGGTGCTGTTGCAGCTGTTGAGAATCGGAAAAAGAGGTTTTATGGGTTGCAATACCACCCAGAG GTGAGTCATTCTCCGGAGGGTATGGATACGCTACGCTATTTCCTCTTTGACATTTGTGGAGTCAGTGCGAGTTGGAGCATGGAAAATGTGGTAGATGAAGAAATCAAGGTGATCAATCGCACAGTAGCGCCTGAAGATCATGTCATATGTGCATTGTCAGGTGGTGTGGATTCTACAGTTGCTGCAACTCTTGTTCACAGGGCAATTGGAGATAGACTTCATTGTGTTTTTGTTGACAATGGTCTATTGAG GTACAAGGAGAGAGAACGGGTGATGAAAACTTTTGAAGAAGATCTGCATCTACCTGTTACTTGCATTGATGCTTCAGAACAATTTCTTAGCAAACTGAAAGGTGTAACAGATCCAGAGAGGAAAAGGAAGATAATTGGGAAGGAGTTCATTAACATTTTTGATGCTTTTGCCCAAACATTGGAGCAGAAATTCGGAAAGAGACCTGCTTACCTGGTCCAAGGAACGTTGTATCCCGATGTAATTGAATCTTGCCCACCTCCTGGATCCGGAAGATCCCACTCACACACAATTAAAAGCCATCACAATGTTGGAGGACTTCCTAAAGAAATGAAGCTGAAGCTCATTGAACCACTTAAACTTCTATTTAAGGATGAG GTTCGTCAACTAGGAAGGATCTTGGATGTTCCTGAGGGTTTTTTGAGGCGCCATCCGTTTCCTGGGCCTGGCCTTGCTGTACGAGTCTTGGGTGATGTAACTGAAGGCAATGCATTAGAAGTCCTGCGCCAG GTAGATGAGATTTTCATCCAATCCATAAAGGATGCGGGGCTTTATGATACAATTTGGCAAGCTTTTGCAGTATTTTTGCCAGTGAAATCTGTTGGAGTTCAAGGTGATCAAAGAACACATTCTCATGTTGTTGCTTTGAGAGCTGTTACAAGTCAAGATGGGATGACAGCAGATTG GTATTACTTTGAGCACAGATTCCTTGATAATGTGTCTCGGAAAATTTGTAACAGCGTGAGAGGTGTGAACAGAGTTGTTCAAGACATTACATCGAAGCCTCCCTCGACCATCGAATGGGAATAA